A segment of the Candida albicans SC5314 chromosome 2, complete sequence genome:
ttattgtaatccaaaaagaagatgtttaatgaaacaaaggaaaacattttttcaatctctTTCATTATCAAGAACAACTAAAAATCCACCTACTAAATGCAATGAACCACATACAAACACTTGTAAATCCTCATCCCCcaaatctttcaaataattgacAGCAGTTTCAATATCAGCAAAAACGTGTCTTTTGGAAACACCACCATCTAATTTCCCCCAAACTTCACTTAAATTGTTTTGCACTTCAAGTTTTTTAACAGCATCTTCTGAAGTATTTTTAGAAATCAATTCCGAATTAAATTGTCCTGAAGACCAAGTAGTATTTGTTGTAAATAtaacatcatcaaatttgatttgaggTTCTGATCCTGTACCATACGTtacattaaataatttttccaataattCAGCATAGTTTTCTCTACCTTGTTGATTAAACAATAATGCTCGTCTTTTAGGTTTCTCTAATTTAAGTTGTTCTTGCTTAAACCAAGTTGAGGAAGCATTTATTGATTCTATAGTATGAGCACCATCAATATACCAAGTTATCCCAGttggattattattgattatttgacATCTACCAGGCCAATCAACATTTTCAAGTCCCTTTATAAATTCATTTgacaatttcttgattttccCATCGTTATTATTAAACTCAGGTAAATCTTGGGTTATACCAATGGTTTTCAAATGTGAATTAGCTATTCTAATTGCCAATGCAgcattttgtttttggaaTTCCCCTGATAATCCTAATTTCACATTTGGTAAATCTTCAGTGTCAACAAATTCTAATGAAGAAACTCCCAATTGTTTAGCTCtcttttcaatcaattcatgCGTTTCTGGATATTCCGATTGTTTTGATACAAATGCCGGTACCCCTTTCTTGAAAATACCAGTTTTATTTTCGGTAATACTGGCAATATTGTCTCCTAACATAAACGTATGATCTATCCCCAATGCTGAAATACCAGTAACGGTAggtttatcaattatattgGTCGAATCATACGTTccaccaacaccaactTCATAAATTGCTGTATCTACCCCTTCTTGTAAGAAAACATGGAATGACAAGATTgttaaatatttgaaatacATTGGTTTGACTTGATCGCATGGTTGTAAAGTTGGCCATTCTTGAGGATCAGATTTTGTAGTGGTAAACTTATCCCaaacttcaaaaaaatatttggcaaatttttcttgatttattgGTTGTCCAttaattctaattctttctCTAACTGATTTCAAATGTGGTGAAGTATATAATCCGATTTTAGAAATTGGATATTGTTTTAAAATGGATTCTGTAAATGCACAAGTTGACCCTTTACCTTTCGTCCCCGTAATATGAATAATATTGAGTTTATTAAAATCAGTAGGAGTATATCCTAATCTTTTGGTAAATTCATGTACttcatttattgataattcattaCGATTTACACTTGGACCTAATTTCTTGGTAGCTTCAATTGATGcaaaatttgattgtaaAGAATTCAAAGCATTAATGGCATCTTTATATGTACGTTGTAAATTAATTCTCATAGAATCAGTTTCAGTTGTTTGATTCATGTGTTGAATGATAGATAAAAACCAAGTTTGAAAGGATCCTGTGAATTATGATTTGCAGAATTTTTTGTTCCTGATCTTctcttaattttttttgttgtgcgttttgaaatcaattaagACACCAACagtcaaagaagaaatactAGTTCTTTAAGTCCCATAGTTACAGACAGTTAAACTGAGCTTGAGATCTTCTATTACATTACTTTTGTAGGGGATATATGAGGGGAGCTAGATTTGCTCAATTACCACCCAACAAATTCATTGAGAACCCAATTAAAATGCCAGATTTACCATAATTCTCATATTGATGTGCTGGTCGAATAGCATATGCTTCCCTCGTTCAAGAAACACACTTTTACCAAGGAGATGCTATTTTTAGTCTTGAAATACTAACATCAAACATATAAAGTGtaataaattgttgttctttgttcaatttctttattttattattattacagTCATTCACATTCAATTAATCCATACacaaaatattaatttacCTTTGGTGTGAATTATAGATTTTAACGCAAAAACTCATCTGACttgaaacaagaaataaagCCAAGACTATAGATGGGAAAAGTTCTTGAATGCTTCTATTCTTCTGAAGCATTCAAGACGTTGATGAAAGTGGAAATGCACGAATGCTACCATTTAAAAAGCACAACCAAGATAAGATCAACAAACTGATTTCTACTCCATTTTTAGTTTACATTGATTATCAACACCAAATAGCTTTACACTGGTGTGATCATATTTTGTAACCAAGGATGTGTGAAAAACGAGTAATTTTAGAAGTTAAatgaacaaaataaaaacccAAGCCTTGCAAGTGTATTTAAAGATACTACGACTACTGTAGATTGGTTGTAAACACTTGCAAAATGAATTCGTTCATTTCCAATAATCATCCATAATAGTAGTATGATCTGGCAATAAATTCAAGAACCTGAGATGctaacaaatcaaaaactaTAAATACTTGGGCAATATCCATCCAAAGACTATATGAtttgctttttcttttaaatcattatcacaAACTCAATTAactcaatttattaactcACTATGAAATTCTCTACTGTTGCTTTATCTTTGCCATTAATTGCTATGGTTCAAGCTGGTATTTCCAGTCCCACCTATTACAAGCCAGAACACAATGAAGAACATGGGGTTGAAActgttgaatttgaatttgctTTAGGTGTTAGAGAAAAATGTGATGATAGCATCATTTACTTGGTTTatgaagttgatgatgGTCAATTGGAACGTAATGATAAGAAACTCGATTGCAACTGCAAATCAGAAAGAGTTTCCCGCCCAGCACCAAGTCCATCGGCAATTGCTGTAGTTGGTGGTAATGAAGAATGTGATGAAGATTGTGATGACGAACACAGAAAGAAGGGGTCCAAACAATACAAGCGTGGTGAAGTCGAAAACCCACGTGAAACTAGGGATTGCGACTTCTGTACTATTGAGAAATCTTTCTGTCAAGATCATTTCACTTTATGTGAAGGTGTTTTGAAAGATCAACATTCTGCTATTGGTTCAATTGTTTCCAACcatcaattccaatttgaTAAACCAGCCCAAAAGGATGCCTTACATACTTGTGGCTGgtcaattgttgaaaaagattgTGTTAAATTGTTAGCAGTTGATGGTTGTACCGATTTCTGGGAATGTCCAGTTGATGATTGTGATACTTacaaattatataattcaGCAATTGATGCCAAATGTaaggaaattgaaatcattgttattttattggaagaagaagaagaaagaaaacacAAATCATGGTAAGTACCGGTTTTGGAATTAGCGTTTTTACATCACTCGATGTTGGTTTTTATTAGAAGAAGTTGGGTTGGGTTTCGgttataattaaatttagtttctttgtttttaccaaaatataatcaaatttgatgattgtCAATAGGTAGAAAATTATTTGgtggttttatttttcgGTTAAACATATTTGGTGTTATAATTTGAGATGCTTTATAGTGATTTATTAGTATctgataaatatataattttttttgcatccATAACTTGATTGCTTTTACAATGTAACTATTTATTACTGCCTGTATTTGTAGGCAGGTCACCGCCTAATCTTTTTAGACTGAAAAATAGCAAGCGAGGAAGTTTTTACTCCCCAACAACTCTATACTGTTGCATTCTTTCCCTGCTTTCTTGGGGGTTATTACAAAGTCATTAGTTGACATTAGTTCCCGTTGACTGATGATTGGTGTTTTGAATGTATATCCGAGTTAATTAAATCCGATCTCCGAACCGTAAAAGGGCGTGTCCCTTTAC
Coding sequences within it:
- a CDS encoding tetrahydrofolate synthase (Ortholog(s) have tetrahydrofolylpolyglutamate synthase activity, role in one-carbon metabolic process, regulation of DNA methylation and cytosol, mitochondrion, nucleus localization), which translates into the protein MNQTTETDSMRINLQRTYKDAINALNSLQSNFASIEATKKLGPSVNRNELSINEVHEFTKRLGYTPTDFNKLNIIHITGTKGKGSTCAFTESILKQYPISKIGLYTSPHLKSVRERIRINGQPINQEKFAKYFFEVWDKFTTTKSDPQEWPTLQPCDQVKPMYFKYLTILSFHVFLQEGVDTAIYEVGVGGTYDSTNIIDKPTVTGISALGIDHTFMLGDNIASITENKTGIFKKGVPAFVSKQSEYPETHELIEKRAKQLGVSSLEFVDTEDLPNVKLGLSGEFQKQNAALAIRIANSHLKTIGITQDLPEFNNNDGKIKKLSNEFIKGLENVDWPGRCQIINNNPTGITWYIDGAHTIESINASSTWFKQEQLKLEKPKRRALLFNQQGRENYAELLEKLFNVTYGTGSEPQIKFDDVIFTTNTTWSSGQFNSELISKNTSEDAVKKLEVQNNLSEVWGKLDGGVSKRHVFADIETAVNYLKDLGDEDLQVFVCGSLHLVGGFLVVLDNERD
- a CDS encoding uncharacterized protein (Predicted protein with similarity to cell wall proteins; possibly an essential gene, disruptants not obtained by UAU1 method) — its product is MKFSTVALSLPLIAMVQAGISSPTYYKPEHNEEHGVETVEFEFALGVREKCDDSIIYLVYEVDDGQLERNDKKLDCNCKSERVSRPAPSPSAIAVVGGNEECDEDCDDEHRKKGSKQYKRGEVENPRETRDCDFCTIEKSFCQDHFTLCEGVLKDQHSAIGSIVSNHQFQFDKPAQKDALHTCGWSIVEKDCVKLLAVDGCTDFWECPVDDCDTYKLYNSAIDAKCKEIEIIVILLEEEEERKHKSW